A window of Chloroflexota bacterium genomic DNA:
GGATCAAGCGCATGAAGGAGCGGGTCGAGCAGGTCCGCCAGCAGCGCTCGACTGCTGCGCGGGGCCGGGATCGCCGGCTCTGGCCGACCGTCGGCATCGTCGGCTACACGAACGCCGGGAAGTCGACGCTCCTCAACGCCCTCGTGGGCTCGGAGGTCGCGAAGGCGGAGGACAGGCTCTTCGCGACGCTCGACCCGACGAGCCGGCAGGTCCGCCTCGGAGAGGGCCAGACGGCCATCGTCACCGACACCGTCGGCTTCATCCACAAGCTCCCGCACCAGTTCGTCGACGCGTTCCGGGCGACCCTCGAGGAGGTGACCAGGGCAGACGTCCTCCTCGAGGTCGTCGACGCGTCCGACCGCCATGCGATCGAACATCGGGCCACGGTGCGGGCCGTCCTCGCCGAGCTCGGGGCGGGGGAGAAACCTCGACTTGTCGTCTACAACAAGGTGGACCTCGTCGAGGCACTGGCCCGCGACGGCACCGCGCCGGCGCCAGTCGTCGGCGGTTCGGTCGCGATCAGTGCCCGGTCGGGCTTCGGCCTCGAGGCGTTGCGAGCCGAGCTCTCGGCGCTCCTTGCGACGCTGTGGGTCGAGCTCGACGTCGCCGTCCCCTACGCCGCCGGCGAACTGCTTGCCCGGGTCCGCGAACGGGCGACGGTGGAGCTCGACTACCGGGAACGCGACGTCCGGGTCCACGGCCGGATGGCGCCGTCCCTCGCCGGAGAGCTCACGTCCGTCGCCGAACGGTGGGCCGCGACGCTCGACGGTGATGCTGCGCTGGACGCCGACCTTCCGTCGCGCAACGGACGCGGATGACACCGCCGGGTGGCTGGCTTCGGCGGGCCGGCGCCGGCCACGCCGAGGATGGATCGCTCCTCCTCTGGTCCGTCGCCGAAGGCGATCGCGGCCGGCGATGGCGGTCCGTGGCGCCGGCCGCGGCCGGGATCGGCGCGGCGCTTCTCTTCGAGGTGACGCGGGGCGGGCGTCCCCTCCGGGTCGAGTATTCGACCACGGCCGGGATGCTCACCCTGCATCCCTCCGGCGACGAGCGG
This region includes:
- the hflX gene encoding GTPase HflX gives rise to the protein MPRSQLIDVAAPAEKAFLVAVDAGDDSGWSAEDSLAELASLAVTAGAVVVGAEWQNRRHIDPNWYVGRGKAEELLAAKSETGFDLLVADDELSPAQQKALEGLLDVKVIDRSRLILDIFAQHAQTHEGRLQVELAQLEYQLPRLTRLWTHLSRTGGGIGTRGPGESQLETDRRIIRDRIKRMKERVEQVRQQRSTAARGRDRRLWPTVGIVGYTNAGKSTLLNALVGSEVAKAEDRLFATLDPTSRQVRLGEGQTAIVTDTVGFIHKLPHQFVDAFRATLEEVTRADVLLEVVDASDRHAIEHRATVRAVLAELGAGEKPRLVVYNKVDLVEALARDGTAPAPVVGGSVAISARSGFGLEALRAELSALLATLWVELDVAVPYAAGELLARVRERATVELDYRERDVRVHGRMAPSLAGELTSVAERWAATLDGDAALDADLPSRNGRG